The DNA segment TTGTTACTGTTAAAACTAAACAAAATGATTGGGGAACCCCGCTTAAGGCCATCGAAAATGCCCAAAAAAATGATATTATTTTTATATCTTGCGATGGGGATGAAATTGCAGTGTGGGGTGAACTTTTCTCTAAGTACTCCCAAAAACGAGGCCTTGGTGGCACCGTTATCTTTGGGGCTATGAGAGATATAGAAGCGGTTTATAATCTTGATTACCCTGTTTTTTCACGTGCAATAGTTCCTAATGCAGGAGAACCAAAAGCTAATGGGGAAACCAACATCAATCTTGAGTGTAGTGGGGTAAAAGTTAAACCTGGGGACTGGATTTTTGGAGATGACTGCGGAGTGGTTGTAATAGATAAAGAACTAGTTGATAATGTAATTGAAGAGGCAGTTAAAATTAAAATGAATGAAGATGAAATTCTCAGCCAACTTGAAGAAGGCGCGTTTTTATCGGATATTTTAAGTATTTGATTTATCTAATCAATTTATCATGTAATGAATTGAGTTTAATTTTTCAACTTAACTTTATTTAATATAGCACAGAGTGATTGTTGCCGAAATTCTTTTTAATGAAGACTTAGAATCTTTTGAGGTGTTTATGCAAGACACGTACAAAGTTATTAGAAAATATAAATGGAAAATATTAACCACATTTGCAGTGGCTGCTTTTTTGATTTTTGCAATGACTTTCCTAATTGGCTTTGATGAAGTTATTACAACTTTAAAAAAAGCTAAATCCGAATGGATAATATTTAATTTTATTATAGAAGCCATAATAACGCTAGTTTGGACTGCTCGGTGGAAAATGATACTGGATGTGGTGGATACCGCCCCTAAATTTAGAACACTTTACATGATGCTTTTGGCTAGCTTGTTTGGAAACAATGTTACACCAAGTGCTGCAGGAGGAGAACCACTTAGAGCCTATCTTTTAAAAGAAATCGAAGGTACACCATTTGAAATTGGTTTTGCAACATCTACCGCGGATCGAGTTTTTGAATTTCTCCCATTCATACTAATATCAATTATCGCCGCACTATTTGTGCTTTCTTGGAAAATACCCCCTGTTACCCAAGTCTTAGTTATTGTAATGATCATCTTTTCTATCTCTTTATTTGGCATATTAATTTATGCAGGGCTCCGTAAAGAAATGACCCAGAAAATAATAATTTCTATTGCTAAATCAATCTATCCAACGGTTATCAGATTAACTAAACAAGATATCTCCTTTAATGAAATTCGAGAAAAAATAGTTGTTTATATAAATCGTTTTTCCACTGGATTTTTAACAGCCCTAAAAGATCGCGATGTATTTTTGGTAGCTTTTCTCCTCTCTTTTGCAATGTGGGGTTTAGATATGTTAAGGATGTATGTATGTTTTGGGGCTTTGGGAGTATATCCTCCATTAGTACCATTGGTGATTATATACACTATTGGAATCCTGATTTCCCTCTTACCCCTCCTTCCAGGAGCTTGGGGCATAAGAGAAGGAACATTAATCGCTCTTTTTGCTGTTGTGGGAGTTTCAGCAGATGTAGTAATGGCTGCCAGCCTCATCGATCGTTTAGCCAGTTATATTGTTCCCACAATAATTGGCGCCATTGCAGCCCTCTATTATGGTCAAAAAGTCAAAAACAAAAATAATTTCACACCATTAAACAATTAACTGAACATGATGCATTTTAGATATAATATGATCTTTTTTATAAATCTATCGAAATATTTATATAGTAGTTCTGTAAGAATATTAGTATATAAGATTTTCGGTTTTAGTGCATGAAGAAACTTGGGAATATACTGCATCTGTCTAACCGAGGGCGAATTATACTCCGATCACATCAAACCCCCGCATTGGGGTTGTCTGTTTTTAACTCTCGTAAAAAGAAAATAGGTTTTATTCACGACGTTTTCGGACCAACTAAGGATCCTTACATCTCAGTAAAGATTGATGCAAAAA comes from the Methanobacterium sp. genome and includes:
- a CDS encoding RraA family protein, producing MTGKIEVSTDYLLKKFSSKKYHDPTDVTTENVDVTTSQISDALKNLTGKYGVIQGVKPIKKNLKINGRVVTVKTKQNDWGTPLKAIENAQKNDIIFISCDGDEIAVWGELFSKYSQKRGLGGTVIFGAMRDIEAVYNLDYPVFSRAIVPNAGEPKANGETNINLECSGVKVKPGDWIFGDDCGVVVIDKELVDNVIEEAVKIKMNEDEILSQLEEGAFLSDILSI
- a CDS encoding UPF0104 family protein, whose product is MQDTYKVIRKYKWKILTTFAVAAFLIFAMTFLIGFDEVITTLKKAKSEWIIFNFIIEAIITLVWTARWKMILDVVDTAPKFRTLYMMLLASLFGNNVTPSAAGGEPLRAYLLKEIEGTPFEIGFATSTADRVFEFLPFILISIIAALFVLSWKIPPVTQVLVIVMIIFSISLFGILIYAGLRKEMTQKIIISIAKSIYPTVIRLTKQDISFNEIREKIVVYINRFSTGFLTALKDRDVFLVAFLLSFAMWGLDMLRMYVCFGALGVYPPLVPLVIIYTIGILISLLPLLPGAWGIREGTLIALFAVVGVSADVVMAASLIDRLASYIVPTIIGAIAALYYGQKVKNKNNFTPLNN